One genomic region from Prevotella sp. Rep29 encodes:
- a CDS encoding patatin-like phospholipase family protein — protein MKKSIRLYSLLCIFFVAMPFCASQPKVGLALGGGGAKGAATIGVLEVIEDAGIKIDYIAGTSIGAIIGGLYASGYSLKELKLLFLSQEWQDLLEGYRIEAKLKSLLSNRRVEQFRDTKIPFRCVTAEENTFEEVILSSGILYKAILASMSVPEMYEPVKWGNKYLVDGGVINNLPVDVVRNMGADIVIAIDLQQNGGFNIGTSLGLGGLAGWFLSRPDFKRYSQNIKDADICIHPRLPNFTAASFGRNNCQKMLRLGRDKAKEHWDELIEIKNRQQ, from the coding sequence ATGAAAAAGTCTATCAGGTTATATAGTCTGTTGTGCATATTTTTTGTTGCTATGCCCTTTTGTGCCAGTCAGCCAAAAGTTGGTCTTGCACTTGGAGGTGGTGGCGCGAAAGGTGCAGCAACAATTGGAGTTCTGGAAGTAATAGAAGATGCCGGCATAAAAATTGATTATATAGCAGGAACCAGTATCGGTGCCATTATCGGTGGCCTTTATGCTTCGGGGTATTCTTTAAAAGAACTGAAGTTGTTGTTCTTATCACAAGAGTGGCAAGATCTTCTGGAAGGTTATAGGATAGAAGCTAAACTGAAAAGTCTTCTTTCAAATCGTAGAGTAGAACAATTTCGGGACACGAAAATTCCTTTTAGATGTGTAACGGCAGAAGAAAACACCTTTGAAGAGGTCATCCTTTCCAGTGGCATTCTCTATAAAGCTATATTAGCCTCTATGTCTGTTCCAGAAATGTACGAACCTGTGAAATGGGGTAATAAGTATCTTGTAGATGGAGGAGTTATCAACAATCTCCCTGTTGATGTGGTGAGGAATATGGGTGCAGACATAGTTATTGCTATAGATTTGCAACAGAATGGAGGTTTTAATATTGGAACATCGTTGGGACTCGGCGGTCTTGCAGGTTGGTTTTTAAGCCGTCCAGATTTTAAACGTTATTCTCAAAACATAAAAGATGCCGATATTTGTATTCATCCACGGTTACCCAATTTTACCGCTGCCAGTTTCGGGCGCAATAACTGCCAAAAGATGTTGCGATTAGGCAGGGATAAAGCTAAAGAACATTGGGACGAATTGATAGAAATAAAAAACAGACAACAATAA
- a CDS encoding DUF6122 family protein codes for MYREITHYGLHFFAPFIFALFFKKERRWEALFIMLATMAVDIDHLLATPIFDPNRMSIGFHPLHSYYAICVYVILCILPYERLNWPWWLRPIGIGLLFHMVTDWQDYVLWL; via the coding sequence ATGTATAGAGAAATTACTCATTATGGGCTGCACTTCTTTGCCCCTTTCATTTTTGCTCTTTTTTTTAAAAAAGAACGGCGTTGGGAGGCATTGTTCATAATGCTGGCAACGATGGCTGTGGATATAGACCATTTGTTGGCAACCCCAATCTTTGATCCAAATAGGATGAGTATAGGATTTCATCCACTTCATTCCTATTATGCCATTTGTGTTTATGTTATTTTATGTATTCTCCCATATGAAAGATTAAATTGGCCTTGGTGGCTTCGTCCAATCGGAATAGGTCTATTGTTCCATATGGTTACCGACTGGCAAGACTATGTTCTTTGGCTTTAA
- a CDS encoding retroviral-like aspartic protease family protein has translation MKKLVKTTLMLITVLLLASCNSKRSEYDPYKYEMKGGKKKQEVSNNVFEIDFKQTDSNLKTIHVNLNGKNSYDAIFDTGCSGILISPMEALDMMKQGTLRDSDERPPIPVQMADGSIVQKRVFNLREVTIMDKNGKPHTLKDIAAILEPNMEAAILVGSSVIDNLAKKSYTVDLRKKVIRFE, from the coding sequence ATGAAAAAGCTAGTTAAAACAACACTTATGCTGATAACAGTCTTGTTATTAGCATCCTGCAACTCAAAGAGAAGTGAATACGATCCTTATAAATATGAAATGAAAGGAGGCAAGAAAAAGCAGGAAGTTTCCAATAACGTATTCGAAATCGATTTCAAGCAGACGGATAGCAATCTTAAAACAATTCATGTCAACCTTAATGGCAAGAACAGTTACGATGCAATTTTTGACACAGGGTGTTCTGGTATATTGATATCCCCTATGGAAGCACTAGATATGATGAAACAGGGTACGTTGAGAGATTCAGATGAACGCCCCCCTATTCCTGTTCAAATGGCAGATGGAAGTATTGTTCAAAAGAGGGTGTTCAATCTTCGGGAAGTAACAATAATGGACAAGAACGGGAAGCCACATACGTTGAAGGATATTGCAGCGATATTAGAGCCTAATATGGAAGCGGCAATCCTTGTAGGTTCATCTGTTATTGATAATTTGGCAAAGAAGTCTTACACTGTAGATTTAAGGAAAAAAGTTATCCGATTTGAGTGA
- a CDS encoding ATP-binding protein translates to MGIIESGENNLQQQTSPEVSAENIENPVLTSHSENDTQPLMDEPLGGVATPTIVNQTVPIVVFVGPPSSGKSMILVRLAKFLRSQGYTIKTDPTFLNTVQYQQDCIDFANSLNTTTALQGTVKFLLVNVYKNGQEVAKLLEAPGEDFYTTDPAKIRAGKNNVVEPYLAAIMVSNNPKSYVALLDLDSDLSFRVDGYHRQSYEQRFLGHFYPAINKNRDKIILLYNKIDMTPFGDINGCNDLKGARKDAEIYYPSLFSSMKVTKFMMTVDNFSFKTFCTGMFSKQTDNFGNTFKTYNIAADVYPRDLWKEITNKW, encoded by the coding sequence ATGGGAATAATCGAATCTGGAGAAAATAATCTCCAACAGCAAACATCTCCTGAAGTGTCCGCAGAAAATATTGAGAATCCTGTGTTGACATCACATAGTGAAAATGACACACAACCACTAATGGATGAACCTCTTGGTGGCGTGGCAACACCAACTATCGTTAATCAGACTGTACCAATAGTTGTGTTCGTAGGACCTCCGTCAAGTGGAAAGTCAATGATACTTGTTCGTTTAGCTAAATTTTTGCGTAGCCAAGGTTATACGATAAAGACGGATCCTACATTCTTAAACACAGTTCAGTATCAACAAGATTGTATTGACTTCGCAAATAGCCTTAACACCACAACGGCATTACAAGGAACTGTAAAGTTCTTGCTTGTCAATGTATATAAAAATGGTCAGGAAGTTGCCAAACTGCTTGAAGCACCTGGTGAAGATTTTTATACAACAGACCCAGCAAAGATAAGAGCAGGGAAAAATAATGTGGTAGAACCATATTTGGCAGCTATTATGGTAAGTAATAATCCTAAGTCTTATGTCGCTTTGCTTGATCTTGACTCTGATTTATCTTTTCGTGTAGACGGCTATCATCGGCAGTCGTATGAGCAACGCTTTCTTGGTCATTTCTATCCAGCTATCAATAAAAATAGAGATAAGATTATCTTACTTTATAACAAGATTGATATGACACCCTTCGGAGACATAAATGGGTGTAATGATCTTAAAGGTGCAAGAAAAGATGCAGAAATATATTATCCGTCGTTGTTTTCATCCATGAAAGTAACAAAATTTATGATGACGGTAGATAATTTCTCTTTTAAGACATTTTGTACAGGCATGTTTTCTAAACAAACAGATAATTTTGGAAACACTTTTAAGACCTACAATATTGCTGCGGATGTATATCCACGTGATTTATGGAAAGAAATAACAAATAAATGGTAG
- a CDS encoding PaaI family thioesterase, translated as MRKIKNPWSKKEGYDCFGCSPDNPIGLHMEFFEDGDEVVSFWRPQEHYQGWVDTLHGGIISALIDETAGWVVFRKLQTAGMTSRLSVSFKKPVMTTDPQLILRAHIVESKRNFITIHVTLENAQSQLCAEGDVTYYAMNEDKTREMGFTTCDLEGEELLAF; from the coding sequence ATGAGAAAGATAAAGAATCCATGGAGCAAGAAAGAAGGATACGACTGCTTCGGATGTTCACCGGACAATCCCATCGGGCTTCACATGGAGTTTTTCGAGGATGGTGACGAAGTGGTCAGCTTCTGGCGCCCGCAAGAGCACTATCAAGGTTGGGTCGATACCCTTCACGGCGGCATCATCAGTGCGCTCATCGACGAGACAGCCGGATGGGTCGTTTTCAGGAAGTTGCAGACGGCAGGCATGACGAGCCGCCTGAGCGTATCGTTCAAGAAACCAGTCATGACCACCGACCCGCAGCTGATTCTCCGGGCGCATATCGTTGAGAGCAAGCGCAACTTTATCACGATTCACGTCACACTTGAGAACGCCCAAAGCCAACTCTGTGCAGAGGGCGACGTCACCTATTACGCCATGAACGAGGACAAAACGCGCGAAATGGGCTTCACCACCTGCGACCTCGAAGGCGAAGAACTCCTGGCGTTCTGA